A stretch of the Filimonas lacunae genome encodes the following:
- the plsX gene encoding phosphate acyltransferase PlsX has product MNIGIDMMGGDFAPLEAVKGIRLYLDDTNVNGPATLFCIGQEDKLVPLLTEHNLLNHPSIKVIPAPEVIGYNEHPTKALKEKQQSSIAIGFYLLATGKIEAFMSAGNTGAMLVGAMYSIKAIEGVQRPTIATLLPKLNGSTGILLDVGLNADCKPEHLNQFATLGSLYASNILGIQQPKVALLNVGEEEGKGNLLAQATYPLLKENTHIHFTGNVEGRDVFYDKADVVVCDGFTGNIVLKMVESVYDIAASRKLENDGYLSRLHYENYGGTPVLGVNKPVIIGHGISSAKAFKNMVHLAEKMIETQLCEKITENFQATTR; this is encoded by the coding sequence ATGAATATTGGAATAGACATGATGGGAGGCGATTTTGCGCCGCTTGAAGCGGTGAAAGGAATTCGCCTGTATTTAGACGATACCAATGTTAATGGCCCGGCCACTTTATTTTGTATTGGCCAGGAAGACAAGCTGGTGCCGCTTTTAACAGAGCACAACCTGCTTAATCACCCTAGTATTAAGGTGATTCCTGCGCCTGAAGTGATCGGGTACAACGAGCATCCGACAAAGGCATTAAAAGAAAAGCAACAATCTTCTATTGCTATTGGGTTTTACCTGCTGGCTACCGGAAAAATTGAAGCTTTCATGAGTGCCGGAAACACGGGTGCTATGCTGGTAGGAGCTATGTATAGCATTAAAGCTATCGAAGGTGTACAACGCCCCACAATTGCAACTCTGCTGCCCAAATTAAATGGAAGCACGGGTATATTGCTGGACGTAGGCCTGAACGCAGATTGTAAACCGGAACACCTGAACCAGTTTGCCACTCTAGGCAGCTTGTACGCAAGTAATATTCTGGGAATTCAACAACCCAAAGTGGCCTTGCTGAACGTTGGTGAAGAGGAAGGAAAAGGAAATTTGCTGGCGCAAGCTACTTATCCCCTGCTCAAAGAAAATACACACATCCATTTTACAGGTAATGTAGAAGGACGGGATGTTTTCTACGACAAGGCAGATGTAGTAGTATGTGATGGATTTACAGGTAATATCGTTTTGAAAATGGTGGAATCAGTATATGATATCGCTGCATCCAGGAAACTGGAAAACGACGGATATCTGAGTCGCCTTCACTACGAAAATTACGGTGGAACGCCTGTATTGGGTGTAAACAAACCGGTAATTATCGGTCATGGCATCAGCAGCGCCAAAGCCTTCAAAAACATGGTTCACCTGGCAGAGAAAATGATTGAAACGCAGCTTTGCGAAAAAATCACGGAAAACTTCCAGGCTACAACCCGGTAA
- the rpmF gene encoding 50S ribosomal protein L32, translating into MPNPKRRHSQQRSAKRRTHYKAEEVTLSKDTTTGEIHVRHRAHVSEGKLFYKGKLVAEKAPLKA; encoded by the coding sequence ATGCCAAACCCAAAACGCAGACACTCCCAGCAGCGCAGTGCGAAGAGAAGGACACATTACAAAGCTGAGGAAGTAACGTTAAGCAAGGACACAACGACTGGCGAAATCCACGTTCGTCACCGTGCACACGTAAGTGAAGGTAAATTGTTCTATAAAGGAAAACTGGTAGCCGAAAAAGCTCCCCTGAAAGCATAA
- a CDS encoding PKD domain-containing protein → MALWNTGFSQPPKAAFTVSTNSTGCAPLIVQLKDASTGSPTWWKWDFGNGTISTQQNPGAIYTDPGTYTIKLVAGNASGSDSVIQTEQIKVYGKPEVAFSTETTNGCIPMTVLFTDSSNSVSGAITSYIWDFGDGQISAQATPTHTYTESGSFDISLTVQNSYGCKQSLQKKGMVQVAGKVKAAYNYTYVNACQPPTRVQFTNTSTDTGALQYQWSFGDGATSTDASPEHIYDAAGDYMARLVAISTTGCTDTIIQKIAIGGVTPAFTANANACTGKELFFTNTSAPAPVSSTWSFGDNSSYTGNNAVHTFANPGNYTVTLYTSFGTCTDSVKKVINVSNKPISAFSASGTTTACTAPATVSFTNNASGAASYIWYFGDATTSFDPNPVHTYTKKGYYTVSLISFNAGGCSDTVVKEKLVRIGSPRISSIKNLPYKGCTPATIAMQAIMNEPQSVTTWLWNFGDGTTSDQVAPTHTYTQEGVYNVSVIIRTNGGCVDTFTLQNAVTLATAPKTAFSANPVAVCGSKPIYFTDASTGKADSWLWNFGDGNGSTQANPQHPYKDTGNFTITLITGNKQCYDTLEIKNYIHVKVPIARFSSEFKCETPYTRTFTDNSVAATSWHWDFGDGTTATTQNATHKFADTGLYNVELIVWNDACSDTMRMIVRIIDEHPNFTHTPGEEFCRKEALIVNATNYTTTKVTAFIWDFGDSSNTSVQLNKVTHLYNKTGTYTVSLTTVDLNGCYDKSEKQVYIEVFGNKAGFTNPAGVCLQDGTVNFTDKSTTDGSHPITQWKWSYGDGDSATYSTAPFSHTYKKAGTYTVKMIITDSYGCADTVTKSNAVIIASPKAAFAVKDSLGCAGSTVSFTNTSQGLSLAYRWNFGDGSATTTAAPTHPYAKEGDYDVALKVTDKFGCTDSLLKEQLVFIANPIASFHVVDTFANCPPLIASPASTSQNVSTLYWDFDDGTTSNLDKPDHAYTQGGVFNLTLIAKGHGNCYDTAVHTISIKGPSGKYTFTPSIACAPAAVAFKATVKNTASLAWDFSDGTVTAGEDLIVSHTYPNQGAYVPKLVLIDSNNCKVAITNKDTLYVRDIKAQLSTTLQTGCDSALVAFKDSSQVWYDEISSYSWSFGDNTAKATGTNTQHYYYNDGNYHVKLVVTTAKGCSDSITTNLNIPVYQSPQPVIKAVDSVCYNSTMQFSGKDSRSNSAITSWLWQLGNGQSAPGQSNPYTYPYPGKYNVTLQAINEHGCIGTAQHTVTVLSLPALDAGSDTSICLGQPLTLQPSGADKYVWTSKATISCNTCATAVTQPTSGTRYYLKGSSAFGCVSYDSLFVDVKQPAQLMRMAADTLCTGESAQLQTSGAETYQWFPAKGLNNAHIPNPVASPAETTTYTVIGRDTKNCFSDSQSVVIKVYPIPQFTIVDSVHNVNVGYPDTLQTINSADITRWRWVPATGLSCATCPNPVVLSKQDITYVAHAYNDGGCTSQDEVTVHVLCNGINVFMPNTFSPNSDGMNDQFYPRGRGLYNIRALRIFNRWGQPMFEKLNFLANTASYGWDGTYGGQPAQSGVYVYVMEIECDNGTVMTYKGNVALLR, encoded by the coding sequence ATGGCACTATGGAATACCGGATTTAGCCAACCGCCAAAAGCAGCATTTACTGTTTCCACCAACAGCACCGGCTGTGCACCTTTAATTGTACAACTAAAGGATGCATCTACCGGCTCACCTACCTGGTGGAAGTGGGATTTTGGCAACGGCACCATATCTACCCAGCAAAATCCTGGCGCTATTTACACCGATCCCGGTACTTACACCATTAAACTGGTAGCCGGTAATGCCAGTGGCAGTGATTCTGTTATACAAACAGAACAAATAAAAGTGTACGGCAAACCCGAGGTAGCATTTTCCACCGAAACCACCAATGGCTGTATTCCCATGACGGTATTGTTTACCGATAGCAGTAACTCCGTATCAGGTGCCATCACCTCTTATATATGGGACTTTGGCGACGGGCAAATTTCGGCGCAGGCCACCCCTACCCATACCTATACCGAATCGGGTAGTTTTGATATATCCCTTACCGTACAAAACAGTTACGGCTGTAAGCAGTCGCTACAGAAAAAAGGCATGGTACAGGTTGCCGGCAAAGTAAAGGCTGCTTATAACTATACGTATGTAAATGCCTGTCAGCCCCCTACCCGGGTGCAGTTTACCAATACATCCACCGACACCGGCGCCTTACAATACCAGTGGTCGTTTGGTGATGGCGCCACCTCAACCGATGCATCACCCGAACACATTTATGACGCTGCCGGCGATTATATGGCCCGCCTGGTAGCCATTTCCACAACCGGCTGTACCGATACTATTATACAGAAAATAGCCATAGGCGGCGTCACCCCAGCCTTTACCGCCAATGCCAATGCCTGCACAGGTAAAGAGCTGTTTTTTACCAATACTTCTGCCCCTGCGCCGGTAAGCTCTACCTGGTCGTTTGGCGATAACAGCAGTTATACAGGAAACAATGCCGTTCACACTTTTGCCAATCCAGGCAATTACACCGTAACATTATATACCAGCTTTGGCACGTGTACCGATAGCGTAAAAAAGGTCATCAACGTTTCCAACAAACCCATTTCGGCCTTTAGCGCATCCGGCACCACAACCGCCTGTACCGCACCGGCTACCGTGTCGTTCACCAACAATGCCAGCGGGGCCGCCAGTTATATCTGGTACTTTGGCGATGCTACCACCTCTTTCGATCCCAATCCCGTACACACTTATACGAAAAAGGGATATTATACCGTTTCTTTAATCAGCTTCAATGCAGGCGGCTGTAGCGATACCGTAGTGAAAGAAAAGCTGGTACGCATAGGCTCACCACGCATCAGCAGCATTAAAAATCTGCCCTATAAAGGCTGTACTCCGGCAACAATAGCCATGCAGGCCATTATGAACGAGCCACAATCGGTAACTACCTGGTTATGGAACTTTGGCGATGGCACCACTTCTGATCAGGTTGCTCCTACGCATACTTACACACAGGAAGGCGTATACAACGTGTCAGTTATTATCCGAACCAATGGAGGATGTGTTGATACATTTACCTTACAGAATGCGGTAACCCTGGCAACCGCCCCTAAAACGGCCTTTAGCGCCAACCCGGTAGCCGTATGCGGTTCTAAACCTATTTATTTCACCGATGCTTCTACCGGTAAGGCGGATAGCTGGTTGTGGAACTTTGGCGATGGCAATGGCAGTACTCAAGCCAATCCGCAACATCCGTATAAAGACACCGGCAATTTCACTATTACATTAATAACCGGTAACAAGCAGTGTTACGACACGTTGGAAATAAAAAACTATATCCATGTAAAAGTGCCAATAGCACGCTTTTCATCAGAATTTAAATGTGAAACTCCCTACACGCGCACCTTTACCGATAATAGCGTTGCCGCCACTTCATGGCACTGGGACTTTGGAGATGGCACTACCGCCACCACTCAAAACGCCACCCATAAGTTTGCCGATACCGGGTTATACAATGTAGAATTGATAGTATGGAACGATGCCTGCTCAGACACTATGCGCATGATTGTACGCATTATAGATGAGCATCCCAACTTTACCCATACCCCCGGCGAAGAGTTCTGCCGTAAGGAGGCCTTGATAGTAAATGCTACCAACTACACTACTACTAAGGTTACCGCCTTTATATGGGACTTTGGCGACAGCAGCAACACTTCTGTTCAGTTGAATAAGGTGACCCACCTGTATAACAAAACCGGCACCTACACCGTATCCCTTACCACGGTTGACCTCAACGGCTGTTACGATAAAAGCGAAAAGCAGGTGTATATAGAAGTGTTTGGCAATAAAGCCGGCTTTACCAACCCCGCCGGTGTTTGTTTGCAGGATGGTACTGTAAACTTTACCGATAAATCTACCACCGATGGCTCGCACCCCATCACCCAATGGAAATGGAGCTATGGCGATGGTGACAGTGCCACCTACAGCACTGCCCCTTTCAGTCATACTTATAAAAAAGCAGGAACCTATACCGTAAAAATGATTATTACAGACAGCTATGGCTGTGCTGATACTGTAACCAAATCCAACGCAGTTATTATTGCCAGCCCTAAAGCAGCCTTTGCTGTAAAAGACAGCCTGGGTTGCGCTGGCTCTACTGTTAGCTTCACCAATACCTCGCAGGGCCTGTCGTTAGCATACCGCTGGAACTTTGGCGATGGCAGCGCTACCACTACTGCCGCTCCCACACATCCCTATGCGAAGGAAGGCGACTACGATGTAGCGTTGAAAGTAACCGACAAGTTTGGTTGTACCGATAGCCTGCTGAAAGAGCAACTGGTATTTATAGCCAACCCAATTGCTTCGTTTCATGTAGTAGACACGTTTGCCAACTGCCCCCCGCTGATAGCCAGCCCGGCAAGCACTTCGCAAAACGTAAGCACTTTGTACTGGGATTTTGATGATGGCACCACCAGCAACCTGGATAAGCCAGATCATGCCTATACACAAGGCGGCGTGTTTAACCTTACCCTGATAGCCAAAGGACATGGTAATTGCTATGATACAGCAGTACATACCATAAGCATAAAAGGCCCAAGCGGTAAATACACCTTTACTCCCTCTATAGCCTGTGCCCCCGCCGCAGTAGCCTTTAAAGCCACGGTAAAAAACACCGCATCACTGGCATGGGATTTTAGCGACGGTACTGTTACAGCAGGGGAAGACCTGATAGTATCGCACACTTATCCTAACCAGGGCGCTTATGTGCCTAAACTGGTGCTCATCGATTCTAATAACTGTAAAGTAGCCATCACCAACAAAGACACCTTATATGTAAGAGACATTAAAGCACAACTGAGCACCACCCTGCAAACAGGTTGCGACTCAGCACTGGTAGCCTTTAAAGACTCTTCGCAGGTATGGTACGATGAAATAAGCAGCTATTCCTGGAGCTTTGGCGATAACACCGCTAAAGCCACCGGAACCAATACACAACATTACTATTACAATGATGGCAACTACCATGTCAAACTGGTAGTAACCACTGCCAAAGGCTGTAGCGATTCTATCACCACCAACTTAAACATACCCGTTTATCAAAGCCCGCAACCGGTTATTAAAGCGGTAGACTCCGTATGTTATAACAGCACTATGCAGTTCAGCGGTAAGGACAGCCGTTCCAATTCAGCCATCACCAGCTGGTTGTGGCAATTAGGCAACGGGCAATCTGCTCCCGGTCAAAGTAATCCATATACCTATCCTTACCCCGGTAAGTATAATGTAACCTTACAAGCCATCAACGAACATGGTTGTATAGGTACGGCGCAACATACCGTTACCGTGTTATCCCTGCCCGCATTGGATGCAGGAAGTGACACTTCTATCTGCCTGGGCCAGCCGTTAACCCTGCAACCGTCAGGCGCTGATAAGTATGTATGGACCAGCAAAGCCACTATCAGCTGTAACACCTGTGCCACTGCTGTTACACAACCCACCAGCGGCACACGTTACTACCTCAAAGGCAGCAGTGCTTTTGGCTGTGTATCGTACGACTCGCTATTTGTAGATGTGAAACAGCCTGCCCAACTGATGCGCATGGCTGCCGATACTTTATGTACCGGCGAAAGCGCCCAGCTGCAAACCTCCGGTGCGGAAACTTACCAGTGGTTTCCGGCCAAAGGTTTAAACAATGCCCATATCCCCAACCCGGTAGCTTCACCTGCCGAAACCACTACCTATACGGTCATTGGTCGCGATACTAAAAATTGTTTCTCCGATTCACAATCAGTGGTAATAAAAGTATATCCCATACCACAGTTTACAATAGTAGACAGCGTACACAATGTAAACGTAGGCTATCCCGATACCCTGCAAACCATCAACTCAGCTGACATTACCCGTTGGCGATGGGTTCCGGCTACAGGTTTAAGTTGTGCCACCTGCCCTAACCCGGTAGTGTTAAGCAAACAGGATATCACCTATGTAGCCCACGCTTATAATGATGGCGGTTGCACCTCGCAGGACGAAGTAACCGTACACGTACTATGCAACGGGATAAACGTGTTTATGCCTAACACCTTTTCCCCCAACAGCGATGGCATGAACGATCAGTTTTATCCACGCGGCAGAGGTTTGTACAACATACGCGCCCTGCGCATTTTCAACCGCTGGGGGCAGCCCATGTTTGAAAAGCTGAACTTCCTTGCCAACACAGCATCTTACGGCTGGGATGGCACCTATGGCGGTCAACCGGCACAGTCGGGCGTGTATGTATATGTAATGGAAATAGAGTGCGACAATGGCACCGTAATGACTTATAAAGGCAATGTGGCATTGCTTCGATAA
- a CDS encoding DUF2130 domain-containing protein — protein MAYVVTCPSCGNSFDPGESIKDQVQKDLRLKMVDWQKMKDDEFRKKEIDFQKTLQQQQEESGKLLQAEKTKLQQELQESIRKSMAADYENQLKMLQQNAQENAEKLKEARTKELEFLQKEQELKNREAELEIQLQKRMLEERTSLTEQIRKEETERGALKETELQLRMRELEKQLEDQKKLAEEMKRKAEQGSMQLQGEVQELMLEEILKATFPFDEVKEVGKGVRGADCIQMVRNQFGQEAGKIIYESKRTKDFAADWIEKLKADMRSLGADVAVIVTQALPKDMDRFGEKDGVYICTFAEAKSMALVLRNAILKIADARKSQENKGDKMVLLYDYLTGNEFSEQWKAIREGFMSMRLSIQRERDAMEKLWKAREKQLEKVMLNAAHIRGSIEGIAGTDAVNLNLLDDNDTALLD, from the coding sequence ATGGCATATGTGGTAACCTGCCCCAGCTGTGGCAATAGCTTTGATCCGGGAGAATCTATCAAAGACCAGGTGCAAAAAGACCTGCGTTTGAAGATGGTAGACTGGCAGAAGATGAAAGACGACGAGTTCAGGAAAAAGGAGATTGATTTTCAAAAAACCTTGCAACAGCAGCAGGAAGAGTCCGGCAAGCTATTGCAGGCCGAGAAAACGAAGCTGCAACAGGAACTACAGGAAAGCATTCGCAAAAGCATGGCTGCCGATTACGAGAATCAGCTGAAAATGCTGCAGCAGAATGCACAGGAAAATGCCGAAAAACTCAAAGAAGCCCGTACGAAAGAGCTGGAGTTTTTACAAAAAGAGCAGGAACTGAAAAACCGCGAAGCCGAGCTGGAAATTCAATTACAAAAACGGATGCTGGAAGAAAGAACCAGCCTTACCGAACAAATACGCAAGGAAGAAACCGAACGCGGCGCCCTCAAAGAAACAGAACTGCAACTGCGTATGCGTGAACTGGAAAAGCAACTGGAAGACCAGAAAAAGCTGGCCGAAGAAATGAAGCGCAAAGCCGAGCAAGGCAGCATGCAGCTGCAAGGCGAGGTGCAGGAACTAATGCTGGAAGAAATTTTAAAAGCAACTTTCCCCTTCGATGAAGTAAAAGAAGTGGGCAAAGGGGTTCGCGGTGCCGACTGTATACAAATGGTACGCAACCAGTTTGGGCAGGAAGCCGGTAAAATCATTTATGAAAGCAAACGCACCAAAGACTTTGCCGCAGACTGGATTGAAAAGCTGAAAGCCGATATGCGCAGCCTGGGGGCTGATGTAGCCGTTATTGTTACACAGGCCCTGCCTAAAGATATGGACCGCTTTGGCGAAAAAGACGGCGTATATATATGCACCTTTGCCGAAGCCAAAAGCATGGCCCTGGTATTGCGCAATGCTATATTAAAAATAGCCGACGCCCGCAAAAGCCAGGAAAACAAAGGCGACAAAATGGTGTTGTTATATGATTACCTTACCGGTAACGAGTTCAGCGAACAATGGAAAGCCATTCGCGAAGGTTTTATGAGCATGCGCCTGAGCATTCAGCGCGAAAGGGATGCTATGGAGAAATTATGGAAGGCCCGCGAAAAGCAACTGGAAAAAGTGATGCTGAACGCAGCCCATATCCGCGGCTCAATAGAAGGTATTGCCGGTACCGACGCCGTAAACCTGAACCTGCTGGATGATAATGATACCGCTTTGTTAGATTAA
- a CDS encoding DUF3810 domain-containing protein — protein sequence MMRQPLKFYAIKAALAVICACIVTLISHSSYFIEELYVKRVYPAVSLVLRSVTGWVSFSVGDCLYVLTAIWVLKQIVQTVIFFIKTGITWQKLAFVVFSVVRSLAKLYIFFMVLWGFNYSREGIAAELKLSDKEYSKEELSSLTAELLQKVNTTRLALGNGPVQYPSADTMYKEAVKAYGAVAEQYPFLAYQHASIKSSLFSTVITCLGYTGYYNPFSGEAQVSAKVPPYYTPFITCHEMAHQLGYGDESEANFIGYLSARASGNPVFLYSTYYDLFNYANSELFMRDSMLARSNFRALDTLVKQDIRYARKYFNQYKSRMEPVVKFLYGEYLKANNMPQGIDTYEAVTAWLIAYRKKYGAL from the coding sequence ATGATGCGCCAACCACTTAAATTCTATGCTATCAAAGCTGCTTTAGCAGTGATTTGTGCCTGCATAGTTACGTTAATTTCCCATAGTTCGTATTTTATTGAAGAATTATACGTGAAGCGCGTGTATCCTGCTGTTTCGCTGGTTTTGCGAAGTGTAACAGGCTGGGTATCATTCAGTGTGGGCGACTGCCTGTATGTGCTGACGGCAATATGGGTATTGAAGCAAATTGTGCAAACTGTTATTTTTTTCATAAAAACCGGTATTACCTGGCAAAAACTGGCTTTTGTGGTGTTTTCGGTGGTGCGTTCGCTGGCTAAGCTGTACATCTTTTTTATGGTGTTGTGGGGTTTTAATTACAGCCGGGAGGGTATTGCGGCAGAGCTTAAACTGAGCGATAAAGAATATTCCAAAGAAGAACTGAGCAGCCTAACTGCCGAATTACTGCAAAAGGTAAATACAACGCGGTTGGCCTTGGGTAATGGACCGGTGCAGTATCCTTCGGCCGATACTATGTATAAAGAAGCGGTGAAGGCTTACGGGGCAGTGGCGGAACAATACCCGTTTCTGGCCTATCAACACGCCAGCATTAAATCGTCGTTGTTTAGTACGGTAATTACCTGCCTGGGCTATACAGGGTATTATAATCCTTTTTCGGGCGAAGCGCAGGTGAGCGCTAAGGTGCCGCCTTACTACACGCCTTTTATCACCTGCCACGAAATGGCTCATCAGCTGGGATATGGCGATGAAAGCGAAGCTAATTTTATCGGGTATTTAAGCGCAAGGGCTTCGGGTAATCCTGTTTTCCTGTATTCTACCTACTACGACCTGTTTAACTACGCCAATAGCGAGCTGTTTATGCGTGATTCTATGCTGGCACGTAGTAATTTCCGGGCATTAGATACCCTGGTGAAACAGGATATCCGCTACGCACGCAAGTATTTCAACCAATATAAAAGCCGTATGGAACCCGTGGTAAAGTTCCTATACGGCGAATATTTAAAGGCCAATAATATGCCCCAGGGTATTGATACCTATGAAGCAGTTACGGCCTGGTTAATTGCTTACCGGAAAAAGTATGGGGCTTTGTAA
- a CDS encoding YceD family protein, producing the protein MNYRREYEIAFVGLKPGDHNFTYQIEDKFFAHYGEQDFTNCHAEVKLLLEKNNGFMMLKFDIGGTADVNCDRCGNPIHLHLWDEFKIIVKLVDEPEKMNETEEDPDVYYISKGESHLHLEDWIYEFVNLSIPVQKACGEDEEGNSQCNPEVLEKLRKMEEDVNKAENPIWKGLDKFKENLE; encoded by the coding sequence ATGAACTACCGGAGAGAATACGAAATAGCATTTGTAGGTTTAAAACCGGGAGATCATAATTTTACCTACCAGATTGAGGATAAGTTCTTTGCTCATTATGGCGAACAGGATTTCACTAATTGCCATGCAGAAGTAAAACTGTTATTGGAAAAGAATAACGGTTTTATGATGTTAAAGTTTGACATTGGCGGAACAGCTGATGTAAACTGCGACCGCTGCGGCAATCCTATTCATCTTCACTTGTGGGATGAGTTTAAGATAATAGTGAAGCTGGTAGACGAGCCTGAAAAGATGAACGAAACGGAAGAAGATCCCGACGTTTATTACATCAGTAAAGGCGAAAGTCACCTGCACCTGGAAGACTGGATTTACGAATTCGTAAACCTTAGCATCCCCGTACAAAAAGCGTGCGGCGAAGATGAAGAAGGCAACAGCCAATGCAATCCGGAAGTACTGGAAAAGCTGCGGAAAATGGAAGAAGACGTAAACAAGGCAGAGAACCCGATCTGGAAGGGATTAGATAAGTTTAAAGAGAACCTGGAATAA
- the dcd gene encoding dCTP deaminase gives MILSDTRILEEIEKKTIIISPYNRECLGSNSYDVHLGKHLATYIDAELDARKHNQIRHFEIPEEGFLLLPDVLYLGVTEEYTETHAHVPFLEGKSSTGRLGIDIHATAGKGDVGFCGNWTLEISVKQAVRVYAGMPIGQLIYFPVEGEIAVKYNQKQNAKYSGQPDRPVESMMWKNKF, from the coding sequence ATGATCTTATCAGACACACGTATTTTAGAGGAAATAGAGAAAAAGACGATTATTATCAGTCCTTACAACAGAGAGTGCCTGGGAAGTAACAGTTACGATGTGCATTTGGGCAAACACCTGGCTACTTACATTGATGCCGAGCTGGATGCCCGCAAACACAACCAGATTCGTCATTTTGAAATACCCGAAGAAGGCTTCCTGTTATTACCCGACGTTTTATACCTGGGTGTAACCGAAGAATATACCGAAACACATGCCCACGTTCCGTTTTTAGAAGGTAAATCTTCTACCGGACGCTTAGGTATCGACATTCACGCCACAGCTGGTAAAGGCGATGTAGGCTTCTGTGGTAACTGGACACTGGAAATATCCGTAAAACAAGCCGTACGTGTTTACGCTGGTATGCCCATTGGACAGCTCATTTACTTTCCCGTAGAAGGCGAAATAGCAGTAAAATACAATCAGAAACAAAATGCCAAATACAGCGGTCAGCCCGACAGGCCGGTAGAAAGCATGATGTGGAAGAATAAGTTTTAA
- a CDS encoding DUF6934 family protein — MKYEKYEGLLVSSDFLEYEFNSTGPKGIIPKAIKYESTPNDNIYNLAFGTPTPEGSIDDETVNDNKDRNKILATVAHSVTLFCGEHPNKWIHFSGSTVERTRLYRMAISVNLEELSENYEILGILKDTESYVSIPFQRGLNYFGFLIKKKIA; from the coding sequence ATGAAATATGAAAAGTATGAAGGGCTTTTAGTTTCATCCGATTTTCTCGAGTATGAGTTTAATAGCACCGGACCTAAAGGAATTATACCCAAAGCGATAAAGTATGAATCAACACCAAACGATAACATCTATAACCTGGCATTTGGCACTCCTACACCCGAAGGCTCAATAGATGACGAAACTGTGAATGACAATAAAGACAGAAATAAGATATTGGCAACTGTTGCCCATTCAGTAACCTTGTTTTGTGGTGAACATCCTAACAAATGGATTCATTTTTCAGGCAGCACAGTAGAACGAACACGCCTATACAGAATGGCCATTTCCGTAAATTTGGAAGAACTATCAGAGAACTATGAAATATTAGGAATATTAAAAGACACAGAATCTTACGTAAGCATTCCATTTCAAAGAGGGCTCAACTATTTTGGTTTTCTCATAAAGAAAAAAATCGCTTAA
- a CDS encoding 4'-phosphopantetheinyl transferase family protein, producing the protein MPLFFTQNINENTRLGIWHITENEEFFLEKVPLQRDINHPNKRLQHLAGRFLLQHLFPDFPYHELVIADSRKPYLPYEQYHFSISHCGDFAAAIVSKSQRVGIDIEVPTAKVQKIVPKFLHEEERNWLVAQVNALAPAQDDYRLPTLLWSAKEAAFKWWSFGSVDFSEDIRLDPFEFSEKGLMNGVFKRGEEVHPLAFYFQLFPGVCMVYTL; encoded by the coding sequence ATGCCCTTGTTTTTTACACAAAATATCAACGAAAACACCCGGTTAGGTATCTGGCATATCACTGAAAACGAAGAATTCTTCCTGGAGAAAGTACCCCTGCAAAGAGATATTAACCACCCTAATAAACGTTTACAGCACCTGGCAGGGCGGTTTTTACTGCAACACCTGTTTCCCGATTTTCCTTACCACGAGCTGGTGATTGCCGACAGCCGTAAGCCCTACCTGCCTTACGAGCAATATCATTTTTCTATTTCCCACTGCGGCGATTTTGCAGCGGCAATTGTAAGTAAATCGCAACGGGTGGGTATTGATATAGAGGTGCCTACTGCCAAAGTGCAGAAGATTGTGCCTAAGTTTTTACACGAAGAGGAGCGCAACTGGCTGGTGGCACAGGTAAACGCACTGGCACCAGCCCAGGATGATTACAGGCTGCCTACGCTGCTGTGGAGCGCCAAAGAAGCGGCTTTTAAGTGGTGGAGCTTTGGTAGCGTTGATTTTAGCGAGGATATCAGATTAGATCCGTTTGAGTTTTCAGAGAAAGGGTTGATGAACGGTGTTTTTAAAAGGGGGGAAGAGGTGCATCCGCTGGCGTTTTATTTCCAGCTGTTTCCGGGCGTTTGTATGGTGTATACACTATAA